In Aegilops tauschii subsp. strangulata cultivar AL8/78 chromosome 3, Aet v6.0, whole genome shotgun sequence, one genomic interval encodes:
- the LOC109776138 gene encoding bZIP transcription factor ABI5 homolog: MASEMSKDMKFSEEEVTLHLRILGGDERTVAPARQSSIFALTLDGLQYSVCEAGRNFGSMNMDEFTSNIWNAKEFQAATGGVLVGMEVAPVVGAGGGGGSEDAGGSKLAWHESFSLPPPLCRKTVEEVWAKINREPHPVHSRPSPQIPVQPPPGNGGAVAANDQQGTFGEMTLEQFLVKAGVVRGSGTDGQAHVPVGMVHGQMNPVQQGQQPGPMMYPMAPANDTFLVMGDDMGFIPNGYAGMVVVPPPPPPQGAVGIMSPGSSDGRSAMTQVDMMNCMGDGAMMENGGARKRGAPEDQSCESSNEHHHRRMIKNHESAAQSCARKQAYTVELETELNHLKEENACLKAEEKTILLTKKQMLVEKMMERSKENVNAKKGGALSRRCGSCIW, encoded by the exons ATGGCGTCGGAGATGAGCAAGGACATGAAGTTCTCTGAGGAAGAAGTCACCTTGCACCTGCGCATTCTCGGAGGTGATGAACGGACGGTTGCGCCGGCACGGCAGTCTTCCATCTTCGCGCTCACGTTGGACGGGCTGCAATACTCGGTGTGTGAGGCAGGTCGCAACTTTGGGTCCATGAACATGGACGAGTTCACGAGCAACATATGGAATGCCAAGGAGTTCCAAGCGGCGACCGGCGGTGTCTTGGTGGGCATGGAGGTGGCTCCTGTTGTGGGTGCTGGTGGAGGCGGAGGTAGCGAAGATGCAGGAGGAAGCAAGCTAGCCTGGCACGAGTCGTTCTCCTTGCCTCCCCCGCTGTGCCGGAAGACGGTGGAGGAGGTGTGGGCTAAGATCAACAGGGAGCCCCACCCAGTGCATTCCCGGCCCTCGCCGCAGATTCCCGTCCAGCCACCACCGGGCAACGGTGGTGCGGTTGCGGCGAACGACCAGCAGGGGACGTTTGGAGAGATGACGCTGGAGCAGTTCCTTGTCAAGGCCGGCGTGGTCCGGGGATCTGGCACCGACGGCCAGGCGCATGTGCCGGTCGGCATGGTCCATGGACAGATGAACCCTGTGCAGCAGGGGCAGCAGCCTGGCCCAATGATGTACCCGATGGCACCGGCCAACGACACGTTCCTGGTGATGGGCGACGACATGGGGTTCATCCCCAACGGGTACGCAGGGATGGTCGTGGtgccgccgccaccacctcctcaaGGTGCGGTGGGTATCATGAGCCCAGGGTCATCGGACGGGAGGAGCGCCATGACACAGGTTGACATGATGAACTGCATGGGCGACGGAGCGATGATGGAGAACGGCGGCGCCCGGAAGCGCGGCGCTCCGGAGGATCAGTCCTGTGAGAGTAGTAATGAGCACCACCACCGCCGCATGATCAAGAACCATGAGTCAGCCGCACAATCGTGCGCCAGGAAGCAG GCTTATACCGTGGAGCTTGAAACCGAACTGAACCACCTCAAGGAGGAGAACGCTTGCCTCAAAGCTGAGGAG AAGACGATTTTGCTGACCAAGAAACAAATG CTAGTGGAGAAGATGATGGAGCGGTCCAAGGAGAATGTGAACGCGAAGAAGGGTGGCGCCCTGTCGCGGCGCTGCGGCAGCTGCATCTGGTGA